Proteins from a single region of Hordeum vulgare subsp. vulgare chromosome 6H, MorexV3_pseudomolecules_assembly, whole genome shotgun sequence:
- the LOC123406280 gene encoding tRNA (guanine(9)-N1)-methyltransferase gives MADGAESGQAGVVAEGNAPQLSKSAKKKLLKQERQAARKAERKAGEKERRRADIERRRREWEESLAAAPSQEAREAMLAARRETRLERVGKRVEERGARAERLRRAADGAGQKVVLDLEFADLMRPNEIHSLTQQIMYCYAVNGRSATPAHLWLTGCSGEMGTQVQRIPGFDKWIIEKESKSYLEAFADCKENLVYLTADAETVLDELDMSKIYIIGGLVDRNRWKGITHKKAVDQGIQSAKLPIGSYLKMSSSQVLTVNQVFEIMQKFVETKDWKTAFFHVIPPRKRGEAGAANDDDAPEGAANEDLDECLEEEANDDDGGDGDEEADVANKRHCIRSENGKS, from the exons ATGGCTGACGGTGCGGAGAGCGGGCAGGCCGGGGTCGTGGCGGAGGGGAACGCTCCGCAGCTGTCTAAGAGCGCGAAGAAGAAGTTGCTGAAGCAGGAGCGGCAGGCGGCGCGGAAGGCCGAGCGGAAGGCGGGGGAGAAGGAGCGCCGGCGCGCCGACATCGAGCGCCGGAGGCGCGAGTGGGAGGAGTCGCTGGCCGCGGCGCCGTCGCAGGAGGCGCGCGAAGCGATGCTGGCGGCGCGCAGGGAGACGCGGCTCGAGCGGGTGGGGAAGCGCGTGGAGGAGCGGGGCGCGCGCGCCGAGAGGCTCCGGCGCGCCGCCGACGGCGCCGGGCAGAAGGTGGTGCTCGACCTCGAGTTCGCCGACCTCATGCGGCCCAACGAGATTCACAGCCTCACGCAGCAG ATTATGTACTGCTATGCAGTGAACGGAAGATCAGCAACACCGGCTCATCTATGGTTGACAGGTTGCAGCGGAGAAATGGGGACCCAGGTTCAAAGGATACCTGGCTTTGATAAGTGGATCATAGAAAAAGAGTCCAAGTCTTATCTTGAAGCATTTGCAGACTGTAAAGAAAATCTTGTCTATCTTACAGCGGATGCTGAGACTGTCCTTGATGAACTAGACATGTCAAAAATATATATCATTGGTGGTCTAGTGGATCGGAACAGATGGAAAGGCATAACACATAAAAAGGCAGTTGATCAGGGCATTCAGTCTGCCAAGCTCCCCATTGGAAGTTATTTAAAGATGTCAAGTTCTCAG GTTCTTACAGTCAACCAAGTGTTTGAGATAATGCAAAAGTTTGTGGAAACAAAGGACTGGAAGACGGCATTCTTTCATGTGATCCCACCGAGGAAACGTGGAGAAGCTGGAGCTGCAAATGATGATGATGCACCTGAAGGGGCTGCAAACGAAGATCTCGACGAGTGTTTAGAAGAGgaggctaatgatgatgatggtggtgatggagatgaagaagccGATGTTGCTAACAAGAGACATTGCATTAGAAGTGAAAATGGAAAATCTTAG